The Aminithiophilus ramosus genome contains a region encoding:
- the xdh gene encoding selenium-dependent xanthine dehydrogenase encodes MSVFTVNGRRVEAGEGVLLDFLRDELKITSAKRGCGEGACGTCMVLVDGRAMRACVVSLDGLAGKAVLTVEGLSEREKAVYAWAFGRTGAVQCGFCTPGMVISAKALLDRRPDPTRPEVKEALKGNICRCTGYVKIEEAVLFAARAFREGLVPDEASRAWKIGEPMPRVDAAPKVLGAARFADDFSLPSMLHGAVLRSPVPRALIRSIDVSAARALPGVVAVLTWKDVPGRRHLGHLVQDWPVLVAEGEESHYVGDALALVAAETAPAARQALEAVRLDYEVLEPLLSPEEALAPGAPQIHPGGNLVDVQTRVVRGDVEKALAEAAHVVTRTYRTQRVEHAFLEPESALAEPVEGGLTVITGGQGVYDDRRGIAAMLGLAPERVRIVTALVGGGFGGKEDLSVQHHAALMAWITGRPVKLTLSRDESLRVHPKRHPMTMEYTTGCDGEGHITAQKIRITSDTGAYASLGGPVLQRACTHATGPYRTANVDIEGRGVYTNNVPCGAFRGFGVTQSAFALESQLNLLAEALGISYWEIRRRNVVVAGDVLGNGQIAGPDTMMLETLLAAKEAYKSSPYAGIACGMKNSGLGVGVPDVSRVRLEVRGGQVTVYTSAACMGQGIATMTSQIVSHVTGLSLSKIVHSGADTALTPDAGTSTASRQTVFTGEATRRCAEELRSDLASAGDLEALEGRTYYREFSFESDPMGSDKAHPVSHIAYAFATQVFILDESGKVCRVVACHDSGRPINPLSVEGQIEGGVVMGLGYALTETFPMEGGLPRARYGTLGLWRATEIPPIEVILVEPESEGDVVFGAKGVGEIALVPPAPAIALAYRRFDGKERTELPLKETPYSRKI; translated from the coding sequence ATGTCCGTTTTCACCGTCAACGGCCGGCGCGTCGAGGCCGGGGAGGGCGTCCTGCTCGACTTTCTCCGCGACGAACTGAAGATCACCTCGGCCAAAAGGGGCTGCGGCGAAGGGGCCTGCGGCACCTGCATGGTCCTCGTCGACGGCCGGGCCATGAGGGCCTGTGTCGTCTCCCTCGACGGCCTCGCTGGCAAGGCCGTTCTCACCGTCGAGGGCCTGTCGGAGAGGGAGAAGGCCGTCTATGCCTGGGCCTTCGGCCGCACAGGCGCCGTCCAGTGCGGCTTCTGCACGCCCGGCATGGTCATCAGCGCCAAGGCCCTTCTGGACCGGAGACCGGACCCGACGCGGCCCGAGGTGAAAGAGGCCCTGAAGGGCAACATCTGCCGCTGCACGGGTTACGTCAAGATCGAGGAGGCCGTCCTCTTCGCCGCCAGAGCCTTCCGCGAGGGGCTCGTCCCCGACGAGGCCTCTCGGGCCTGGAAAATCGGCGAGCCCATGCCCCGCGTCGACGCGGCGCCGAAAGTTCTCGGCGCGGCCCGGTTCGCCGACGATTTCAGCCTGCCCTCCATGCTTCACGGCGCCGTCCTTCGCTCTCCCGTCCCTCGCGCTCTCATCCGTTCCATCGACGTTTCCGCCGCCCGAGCCCTCCCAGGCGTCGTGGCCGTCCTCACCTGGAAGGACGTTCCGGGCCGGCGCCATCTGGGCCATCTCGTCCAGGACTGGCCCGTCCTCGTCGCCGAGGGGGAGGAGTCGCACTATGTGGGCGACGCCCTGGCTCTCGTCGCCGCCGAGACGGCTCCAGCGGCCCGTCAGGCCCTCGAGGCCGTCCGCCTCGACTACGAGGTCCTCGAACCCCTTCTCTCGCCCGAAGAGGCCCTGGCTCCCGGCGCGCCCCAGATCCACCCCGGAGGGAATCTCGTCGACGTCCAGACCCGCGTCGTCCGAGGCGACGTCGAGAAGGCCCTGGCCGAGGCGGCCCACGTCGTGACCCGCACCTACAGGACCCAAAGAGTGGAACACGCCTTTCTCGAACCCGAAAGCGCCCTGGCCGAGCCCGTCGAGGGCGGCCTGACGGTCATCACAGGCGGCCAGGGCGTCTATGACGACCGCCGGGGCATCGCGGCCATGCTCGGACTCGCCCCCGAAAGGGTCCGCATCGTCACGGCCCTCGTCGGAGGCGGTTTCGGCGGCAAGGAGGACCTCTCCGTCCAGCACCACGCCGCCCTCATGGCCTGGATCACGGGACGGCCCGTCAAGCTCACCCTGAGCCGCGACGAGAGTCTCCGCGTCCACCCCAAGCGCCATCCCATGACGATGGAATACACGACGGGCTGCGACGGCGAGGGCCACATCACGGCCCAGAAGATCCGCATCACCAGCGACACGGGGGCCTATGCCTCCCTGGGCGGGCCCGTCCTCCAGCGGGCCTGCACCCATGCGACGGGGCCCTACAGGACGGCCAACGTCGACATCGAGGGACGGGGCGTCTACACCAACAACGTTCCCTGCGGGGCCTTCCGCGGCTTCGGCGTCACCCAGTCGGCCTTCGCCCTCGAAAGTCAGCTCAACCTCCTGGCCGAGGCCCTGGGGATCTCCTACTGGGAGATCCGTCGCCGCAACGTCGTCGTTGCCGGCGATGTGCTGGGCAACGGCCAGATCGCCGGTCCCGACACGATGATGCTGGAGACCCTTCTGGCGGCGAAAGAGGCCTACAAGTCGAGTCCCTACGCCGGCATCGCCTGCGGCATGAAAAACAGCGGCCTGGGCGTCGGCGTTCCCGACGTCTCCCGGGTCCGGCTCGAAGTCCGCGGCGGTCAGGTCACGGTCTACACCAGCGCCGCCTGCATGGGCCAGGGGATCGCCACCATGACGAGTCAGATCGTCTCTCACGTCACCGGTCTTTCCCTCTCGAAGATCGTCCACTCCGGGGCTGACACGGCCCTCACGCCCGACGCGGGCACGTCGACGGCCTCGCGCCAGACCGTCTTCACCGGCGAGGCGACGCGGCGTTGCGCCGAAGAGCTGCGATCCGATCTGGCCTCGGCCGGGGACCTGGAGGCGCTGGAGGGAAGGACCTACTACAGGGAGTTCTCCTTCGAAAGCGATCCCATGGGTTCCGATAAGGCCCATCCCGTGAGCCACATCGCCTATGCCTTTGCCACGCAGGTCTTCATCCTCGACGAGAGCGGCAAGGTCTGTCGCGTCGTCGCCTGTCACGACTCGGGGAGACCCATCAATCCCCTTTCCGTCGAGGGACAGATCGAGGGAGGCGTCGTCATGGGCCTGGGCTATGCCCTGACGGAGACCTTTCCCATGGAGGGAGGTCTTCCCCGGGCACGTTACGGGACGCTGGGCCTCTGGCGGGCCACGGAAATCCCTCCCATCGAGGTGATCCTCGTCGAGCCCGAATCGGAAGGAGACGTCGTCTTCGGCGCCAAGGGCGTGGGTGAAATCGCCCTTGTCCCCCCCGCTCCGGCCATCGCCCTGGCCTACCGCCGCTTCGACGGGAAGGAGCGGACCGAGCTGCCCCTGAAAGAGACGCCCTACAGCAGGAAGATCTGA
- a CDS encoding xanthine dehydrogenase family protein molybdopterin-binding subunit: protein MPLLPEFNVIGTSPARLDGREKVTGEAQFIADRAIPGCWIGAPLPSPVAHGRIRAIVRDPDFDWSRVVFVDAASLPCRNFVHMVRDDLPILAGEKVTFATQAVALVAGPDRATVDEALRHIRLDIEPLEAVFTVDEALKKEVLVWGEDNVIDEYRIDRGDVARAFAEADFVVEGNYATGLHEQLYLENQGMAAIPHDDGSLEILGSMQCPYYVQGALVQALEMAPEKVRVRAGHLGGGFGGKEDYPSVMALWAAVLALRSGHPVRILFERGEDLQSTPKRHPSTTHIRTAVRRDGTVTGLEIELRFNGGAFTTLSRVVQQRGMLHCQGAYNIPNVAIHSLTVATNMVPSGAYRGFGAPQGLFAIERHMDRIADALAMDPLDLRLKNIVAEGDRFPCGQKLKGVFARQVLERVVERSDYRRKRALYARSGEGPVRRGIGLSVAFHGGGFTGAGEATMGTVVRIDYDGTFSLHVSSTDMGQGALTVLPMIAAEALGLRPEEIRAPGPDSAVGPNSGPTVASRTTMYVGRVVTEACSSLIDELRSFLAEREKVSPGAIAFARGALHCRTRSWTVAQAARARYESSGAFSVEGRLPAEAAAVFDLEKFEGEAYKAYAWIAQAVEVDVDVDTYEIQPVEATVVAEIGRAIHPVLVEGQIAGGFLQALGWSHIEDLTVTPEGRFSADQLNGYLIPTTLDRPRWEIDLMEEPCDVGAFGAKGLGELPMNGAAPALVSAVENATGVFATEIPLTGERLFRLMETSGGTNR, encoded by the coding sequence GTGCCCCTTTTGCCGGAATTCAACGTCATCGGAACGTCCCCGGCCCGGCTCGACGGCCGGGAGAAGGTCACAGGCGAGGCGCAGTTCATCGCCGACAGGGCCATCCCCGGCTGCTGGATCGGCGCTCCCCTTCCGTCGCCCGTGGCCCACGGCCGCATCAGGGCCATCGTCCGCGATCCCGATTTCGACTGGAGCCGCGTCGTCTTCGTCGATGCCGCCTCCCTTCCCTGCCGCAACTTCGTCCACATGGTCCGCGACGACCTCCCCATCCTGGCCGGGGAGAAGGTCACCTTCGCCACCCAGGCCGTGGCCCTCGTCGCCGGTCCCGACAGGGCCACCGTCGACGAGGCCCTCCGCCACATTCGCCTCGACATCGAACCGCTCGAGGCCGTCTTCACCGTGGACGAGGCCCTGAAAAAAGAGGTCCTCGTCTGGGGAGAGGACAACGTCATCGACGAATACCGCATCGACAGGGGCGACGTGGCCAGGGCCTTCGCCGAGGCCGATTTCGTCGTCGAAGGGAACTACGCCACGGGGCTCCACGAGCAGCTCTACCTGGAGAATCAGGGCATGGCCGCCATTCCTCACGATGACGGCTCGCTGGAGATCCTGGGCTCCATGCAGTGTCCCTACTACGTTCAGGGAGCCCTCGTCCAGGCCCTGGAGATGGCGCCCGAAAAGGTCCGCGTCCGGGCGGGCCATCTCGGAGGCGGTTTCGGCGGCAAGGAGGACTACCCCTCGGTGATGGCCCTCTGGGCCGCCGTCCTGGCCCTCCGATCGGGGCACCCCGTCAGGATCCTTTTCGAGAGGGGCGAGGACCTTCAGTCGACGCCCAAGCGACATCCTTCGACGACCCATATCCGGACGGCCGTCAGGCGCGACGGCACCGTCACGGGCCTCGAAATCGAGCTCCGCTTCAACGGCGGCGCCTTCACGACGCTGAGCCGCGTCGTCCAGCAGCGGGGGATGCTCCACTGCCAAGGCGCCTACAACATCCCCAACGTGGCCATCCACTCCCTCACCGTGGCGACGAACATGGTGCCCTCCGGCGCCTACCGCGGCTTCGGGGCGCCTCAGGGGCTTTTCGCCATCGAGCGCCATATGGACCGCATCGCCGACGCGCTTGCCATGGATCCCCTCGATCTGCGCCTGAAAAACATCGTCGCCGAAGGCGATCGCTTCCCCTGCGGCCAGAAGCTCAAGGGCGTCTTCGCCCGCCAGGTGCTGGAGCGCGTCGTCGAGCGGTCCGACTACCGCCGCAAGCGGGCCCTCTACGCCCGATCCGGCGAGGGGCCCGTCAGGCGGGGCATCGGCCTCTCCGTCGCCTTCCACGGAGGCGGCTTCACCGGGGCCGGCGAGGCCACGATGGGCACGGTGGTCCGCATCGACTATGACGGGACCTTCTCGCTCCACGTGAGCAGCACCGACATGGGCCAGGGAGCTCTGACGGTTCTCCCCATGATCGCCGCCGAGGCCCTCGGACTGAGGCCGGAGGAAATAAGAGCCCCCGGCCCCGACTCGGCCGTGGGGCCCAACAGCGGCCCCACCGTGGCCTCTCGGACGACGATGTACGTGGGACGCGTCGTCACCGAGGCCTGTTCTTCCCTCATCGACGAGCTGAGATCCTTCCTGGCCGAGCGCGAGAAGGTCTCTCCCGGGGCCATTGCCTTCGCCCGGGGCGCCCTCCACTGCCGGACGAGGAGCTGGACCGTCGCCCAGGCCGCCCGGGCCCGCTACGAATCGAGCGGGGCCTTTTCCGTGGAGGGACGCCTTCCCGCCGAGGCCGCCGCCGTCTTCGATCTGGAAAAATTCGAGGGCGAGGCCTACAAGGCCTATGCCTGGATCGCCCAGGCCGTCGAAGTGGACGTCGATGTCGACACCTACGAGATTCAGCCCGTCGAGGCCACCGTCGTCGCCGAAATAGGCCGGGCCATCCATCCCGTCCTCGTCGAGGGCCAGATCGCCGGAGGCTTTCTTCAGGCCCTGGGCTGGTCCCACATCGAAGATCTCACCGTCACGCCCGAGGGGCGCTTCTCGGCCGACCAGCTCAACGGCTACCTCATCCCGACGACGCTCGACAGGCCCCGATGGGAGATCGACCTCATGGAGGAGCCCTGCGACGTGGGCGCCTTCGGCGCCAAGGGACTGGGCGAGCTGCCCATGAACGGCGCCGCTCCGGCGCTGGTCTCGGCCGTCGAAAACGCCACGGGCGTTTTCGCGACGGAAATTCCCCTGACGGGGGAAAGGCTCTTCCGCCTCATGGAGACTTCGGGAGGGACGAACCGATGA
- a CDS encoding FAD binding domain-containing protein produces the protein MKMTLTVNGRERTVDVAPMARLLDVIRDGLVLTGTKEGCGDGECGACAILLDGRLVNACCVPALQAVGRSVVTIEGLGEDKEGSREPDALQRAFVEEGAVHCGFCTPGMIMASRALLEENPIPTEEEIGVALSGNLCRCTGYGTIFAAVARAAREGYPAKPLPRKEGRGAGPLFSPDEEGRFFLPESLDEALKILDEEDDVTLLAGTTDILPDMKKGRAAPRKAMDLLGVGELRTLRLDGGAVRIGACVTNGEIIRSPLLVDCLPALVDTARQSGAPAIQNRATLGGNVANASGAADHLVMLLALDASVVVASVRGERVLPLKDFVVSYRKNACEKGELIREIVVPLPPRGSVQKWIKRGSRKALTLSRVSLAFFLEKEGEVIRTFRLAAGSMSPVPLRMVETERVVTGRPLSAETAALAAETARSEINPRRSPDYRKAITANLVRRFFEELL, from the coding sequence ATGAAGATGACTCTCACCGTCAACGGCAGGGAACGGACCGTCGACGTCGCTCCCATGGCCCGCCTCCTCGACGTCATCCGTGACGGGCTGGTCCTCACGGGGACCAAAGAAGGATGCGGCGATGGCGAGTGCGGCGCCTGCGCCATCCTCCTCGACGGACGCCTCGTCAACGCCTGCTGCGTTCCGGCCCTCCAGGCGGTGGGGCGGTCCGTCGTCACCATCGAGGGGCTGGGCGAGGACAAAGAGGGCTCCCGCGAGCCCGACGCCCTCCAGAGGGCCTTCGTCGAAGAGGGAGCCGTCCACTGCGGCTTCTGCACGCCGGGCATGATCATGGCCTCACGGGCCCTGCTGGAGGAAAACCCCATCCCGACGGAAGAGGAGATCGGCGTCGCCCTTTCGGGCAACCTCTGCCGCTGCACGGGCTACGGAACGATCTTCGCCGCCGTGGCCCGCGCCGCCCGCGAGGGCTATCCCGCAAAGCCCCTGCCCCGGAAAGAGGGGCGAGGCGCCGGTCCCCTCTTTTCGCCCGACGAGGAGGGGCGCTTCTTCCTCCCCGAAAGCCTCGACGAGGCCCTGAAGATCCTCGACGAAGAGGACGACGTCACCCTCCTGGCCGGGACGACGGACATCCTTCCCGACATGAAGAAGGGCCGGGCCGCCCCCCGAAAGGCCATGGATCTTCTCGGCGTCGGCGAGCTGCGCACCCTGCGTCTCGACGGCGGCGCCGTCCGCATCGGCGCCTGCGTCACCAACGGCGAAATCATTCGAAGCCCCCTTCTCGTCGACTGTCTGCCGGCCCTGGTCGATACGGCCCGCCAGAGCGGCGCCCCGGCCATCCAGAACAGGGCCACCCTCGGCGGCAACGTGGCCAACGCCTCGGGCGCGGCGGACCATCTCGTCATGCTCCTGGCTCTGGACGCCTCCGTCGTCGTCGCCTCCGTCCGGGGAGAGCGGGTCCTGCCGCTGAAGGATTTCGTCGTCTCCTACAGGAAAAACGCCTGCGAGAAGGGAGAGCTCATCAGAGAGATCGTCGTCCCCCTTCCGCCTCGGGGCTCGGTGCAGAAATGGATCAAAAGGGGTTCCCGCAAGGCCCTCACCCTGTCGCGGGTCAGCCTGGCCTTCTTCCTCGAAAAAGAGGGAGAGGTCATCAGGACCTTCCGCCTCGCCGCCGGGAGCATGTCGCCCGTCCCCCTGAGGATGGTCGAGACGGAGCGGGTCGTCACGGGCCGCCCCCTCTCGGCCGAGACGGCCGCCCTTGCCGCCGAGACGGCTCGCTCCGAGATCAACCCCCGCAGGAGTCCCGACTACCGCAAGGCCATCACGGCCAACCTGGTCCGACGTTTCTTCGAGGAGCTTCTTTAG